In Burkholderia lata, the DNA window AGTTCGTACAGCAGGTCCCACGAGTAGATGCCGGTCGAATGGCCGTCGGAAAACGTCGGCTGCAGCGCGTAGTTGCCGACACCCTCGAGCGCGGTGATCGTCACTTCGCGCTTGCCCGTCTGCAGCGTCTCCTGGCCGGGCCCGTGGCCGCGCACCTCGGCCGACGGCGAATACACGCGCATTAGCTCGAACGGAATCCGGAAACTGTCGCCGTTCGGGTACTGCAATTCGAGCACGCGCGACACCGCGTGCACGACGACGCCGGACGGAATCGGCGTCGTGGAAGTCAAACCGCTCATGGCTGCCTCGAATCGGTCATGCGTTGAATTTCCTCGCGAACCGCATTGTGCAGCAGCGAGGCCTGCGCTGCGCGCGAGCGCAGCAGCGCCTCGGACACGCTGCGCTGGCGCGGCGCCCATACGGGCTGCGGGAAGTGTGCGTCGTTGGAAAAGCGCGGGATCACGTGCCAGTGCACGTGCGGCACCATGTTGCCGAGGCTCGCGAGATTCACCTTGTTCGGCTGCATCACGCGGCGCACGGCCCGCTCGACCGCGTAGACCACGCGCATCAGATGTGCCCGGTCGGGCTCGCCGAGATCGGAGAATTCGGCCACATGCGCGCCCCAGATCACCCGGCAGAACCCCGGATACTCGTGCTCGCCCGTCGCGAGGACGACACGCACCGCTTCGTCCTGCCACAGCACCTCGCCGCCGTCTTCACGGCAAAACACGCATTCCATCGTCGCTCCCATGTGGACGGGCGCCGGCATTGCTGCGCCGGCGCCCGCTCATTCCTGGCCCGGTCGGGCGGTCGTCATGCCCGCATTAGACCAGCACGCGCTCGATCCCGCCATTGTTCGCACGTGCGACATAATCGGCCATCCAGTTCTCGCCGAGCACCTGGCGCGCGATTTCGACCACGATGTAGTCGGCTTCGAGGTTCGCGTCCTCGCCGTAGCGCGACAGGCCCTGCAGGCACGACGGGCAGCTCGTCAGGATCTTCACGTCCGGGCCGTTCGCGGCCGCAGCGGCCGGCGCCGGCGCGTTGCCGGCCACGACCGGGATGCTGCGCAGTTTCGCGGCACCCTTGCGGATCTCCTCTTCCTTGCGGAAGCGGACCTGCGTCGAAATGTCCGGGCGCGTGACCGCGAGCGTGCCCGATTCACCGCAGCAGCGCTCGTTCTTCTCGATCTTGTAGCCGTCCTTCTCCGCGCCCATCAGCTCGTTGACAAGCTTCACCGGGTCCATCGTCTTGATCGGCGTGTGGCACGGGTCGTGATACATGTAGCGCGTGCCCGTCACGCCATCGAGCTTCATCCCCTTCTCGAGCAGGAACTCGTGGATGTCGATGATCCGGCAGCCCGGGAAGATCTTGTCGAATTCGTAACCCGCGAGCTGGTCGTAGCAGGTGCCGCACGACACGACCACCGTCTTGATGTCGAGGTAGTTCAGCGTGTTCGCGACCCGGTGGAACAGCACGCGGTTGTCGGTGACGATCTTCTCGGCCTTGTCGTACTGGCCCGAGCCGCGCTGCGGGTAGCCGCAGCACAGGTAACCCGGCGGCAGCACGGTCTGCACGCCGGCTTCCCACAGCATCGCCTGCGTCGCGAGGCCGACCTGCGAGAACAGGCGCTCGGAGCCGCAGCCCGGGAAGTAGAACACCGCTTCCGAATCGACGGTGGTCGACTTCGGGTTGCGGATGATCGGCACGATCTTGTTGTCCTCGATGTCGAGCAGCGCGCGCGCCGTCTTCTTCGGCAGGTTGCCCGGCATCTTCTTGTTGACGAAGTGGATCACCTGCTCGACCACGGGCGGCTTGCCGACCGTCGCCGGCGGGTGCTGCGTCTGCTTCGTCACGACCTTCTTCAGCATGTCGTTCGCGAAGCGCTGCACCTTGTAGCCGGCGCCCATCATCACGCTGCGCGCGACGTTGATCGTCTGCGGGTTGGTCGCGTTCAGGAAGAACATGCCCGCCGCATTGCCGGCGTTGAACTTCTTCTTGCCCATCTTGCGCAACAGGTTGCGCATGTTCATCGTGACGTCGCCGAAGTCGATCTTCACCGGGCACGGCGTCGCGCACTTGTGGCATACCGTGCAGTGGTCGGCCACGTCGTTGAACTCGTCCCAGTGCTTGATCGACACGCCGCGGCGCGTCTGCTCTTCGTACAGGAACGCCTCGACCAGCAGCGAGGTTGCAAGGATCTTGTTGCGCGGGCTGTACAGCAGGTTCGCGCGCGGCACGTGCGTCGCGCACACCGGCTTGCACTTGCCGCAGCGCAGGCAGTCCTTCACCGAATCGGCGATCGCGCCGATGTCGGACTGCTTCATGATCAGCGACTCGTACCCCATCAACCCGAAGCTCGGCGTATAGGCGTTGCGCAGATCGGCGCCTTCGAGCAGCTTGCCCTTGTTGAAGCGGCCGTTCGGGTCGACGCGCTGCTTGTACGCGCGGAACTCGGCGATCTCGTCGTCGGTCAGGAACTCGAGCTTCGTGATGCCGATGCCGTGCTCGCCGGAAATCACGCCGTCGAGCGAACGCGCGAGCGTCATGATGCGTGCGACCGCCGCGTGGGCGTCCTGCAGCATCTCGTAGTTGTCGGAGTTGACCGGCAGGTTGGTGTGGACGTTGCCGTCACCCGCGTGCATGTGCAGCGCGACGAACACGCGGCCGCGCAGCACCTGCTTGTGGATCGCCTGCGCCTCGTCGAGGATCTGCTTGAACGCGCCGCCGTTGAAGATCGCACGCAGCTCGGCACGGATCTCCTGCTTCCACGAGATGCGCACCGTGCGGTCTTGCGTGATGTGGAACACGGTCGCGCCCGGCTGCTCGTCCGCGCGATCGGCGAACTTCTCGGCAAGCGCCTCGTAGCCGAGCTGCACCAGGTAATGCTGCGCCTCGCGCAGCGGCTGGTCGAGCCGGTCGCGCACGAATTCCCAGCGTGCCCGCACGCGCTTGAGCAGCTCCAGCGCCTGCTGGACCCGGTCTTCGAGCAGTTCGGCGCTCGGGATCTCGTTCGCGTCGTCGGTCTTGCCGAGCGGCAGGTTGCCGGCACGGAAAAAGGCTTCCAGCGCGTCGACGAGCTGCAGCTTGTTCTTCAGCGACAGCTCGATGTTGATCCGCTCGATGCCGTCGGTGTACTCGCCCATCCGGTTCAGCGGGATCACGACGTCTTCGTTGATCTTGAACGCGTTCGTGTGCTTCGCGATCGCGGCCGTACGGCTGCGGTCGAGCCAGAAGCGCTTGCGCGCCTCCGCGCTGACCGCGACGAAGCCTTCGCCGCTCTTGCCGTTCGCCATCCGGATCACTTCGGACGTGGCGTGCGCGACCGCATCGGCATCGTCACCGACGATGTCGCCGATCAGCACCATCTTGGGGAATGAATTGCGCTTGCTCTTGGTCGCGTAGCCGACCGCGCGCAGGTAGCGCTCGTCGAGGTGCTCGAGGCCTGCGAGGATCGCGCCGCCCTGCTTCGACGTTTCGAACAGGTAATCCTTGATCTCGACGATGCTCGGGATCGCTTCGCGCGCCTGGCCGAAGAATTCGAGGCAGACGGTGCGCGTGTGTGCGGGCATCTTGTGCAGCACCCAGCGCGCGGACGTGATGAGCCCGTCGCAGCCTTCTTTCTGCACGCCCGGCAGGCCGGCGAGAAACTTGTCGGTCACGTCCTTGCCGAGCCCTTCCTTGCGGAACCGGCGGCCTTCGATCTCGAGCATCTCGCTCTTCAGCAGCTTCTCGCCCGGCGCGTATGCGCCGTCGAACCACTTCAGCTCGAAACGCGCGACCGCGATGTCGTGGATCTTGCCCTGGTTGTGCTCGTGGCGCGTGACTTCGAGCCAGTTGCCGTCCGGGTCGACCATCCGCCACCAGGCCAGGTTGTCGAGCGCGGTGCCCCACAGCACGGCCTTCTTGCCGCCCGCGTTCATCGCGACGTTGCCGCCGATGCACGATGCGTCGAGCGAGGTCGGATCGACCGCGAACACGTAGCCGGCCGCTTCCGCCGCCTCGGTCACGCGGCGCGTGACGACGCCCGCGCCGGAGAAGATCGTCGGCACCTTGTGCGCGACGCCCGGCAGCTCGGTCAGCTCGACCGCGCCGAGCTGTTCGAGCTTCTCGGTGTTGATCACGGCGGAGAACGGCGTAAGCGGCACCGCGCCGCCCGTGTAGCCGGTGCCGCCGCCGCGCGGGATCACGGTCAGGCCGAGCTCGAAGCAGGCCTTGATGAGGCCGGCGATCTCGGCTTCGCTATCGGGGGTCAGCACGACGAACGGGTATTCGACGCGCCAGTCGGTCGCGTCGGTCACGTGCGACACGCGCGACAGCCCGTCGAAACGGATGTTGTCCTTCTGCGTGCAGCGGCCGAGCGCCTTGGTCGCGCGGCGGCGCAGGTCGGCCATTTTCTCGAATTCGTCGGCGAACTCGTTGACCGCGCGCTGCGCGGCGGTCTCGAGCATCTCGACACGCGACGCGCGTTCGCGGCCCGCGTCGTCGCGGTGCTCGGTGAGATCCGCGCTGCGGCGCTTGC includes these proteins:
- a CDS encoding gamma-butyrobetaine hydroxylase-like domain-containing protein codes for the protein MSGLTSTTPIPSGVVVHAVSRVLELQYPNGDSFRIPFELMRVYSPSAEVRGHGPGQETLQTGKREVTITALEGVGNYALQPTFSDGHSTGIYSWDLLYELATQQDALWRDYFDKLKAAGVERDAPMQAASASHGHCH
- a CDS encoding DUF3683 domain-containing protein, whose translation is MNAPQVFDPHGAAAAVASDPAPRLREIPYNYTSFSDREIVIRLLGEEAWSVLDELRAERRTGRSARMLYEVLGDIWVVRRNPYLQDDLLDNPKRRALLIEALNHRLTEIGKRRSADLTEHRDDAGRERASRVEMLETAAQRAVNEFADEFEKMADLRRRATKALGRCTQKDNIRFDGLSRVSHVTDATDWRVEYPFVVLTPDSEAEIAGLIKACFELGLTVIPRGGGTGYTGGAVPLTPFSAVINTEKLEQLGAVELTELPGVAHKVPTIFSGAGVVTRRVTEAAEAAGYVFAVDPTSLDASCIGGNVAMNAGGKKAVLWGTALDNLAWWRMVDPDGNWLEVTRHEHNQGKIHDIAVARFELKWFDGAYAPGEKLLKSEMLEIEGRRFRKEGLGKDVTDKFLAGLPGVQKEGCDGLITSARWVLHKMPAHTRTVCLEFFGQAREAIPSIVEIKDYLFETSKQGGAILAGLEHLDERYLRAVGYATKSKRNSFPKMVLIGDIVGDDADAVAHATSEVIRMANGKSGEGFVAVSAEARKRFWLDRSRTAAIAKHTNAFKINEDVVIPLNRMGEYTDGIERINIELSLKNKLQLVDALEAFFRAGNLPLGKTDDANEIPSAELLEDRVQQALELLKRVRARWEFVRDRLDQPLREAQHYLVQLGYEALAEKFADRADEQPGATVFHITQDRTVRISWKQEIRAELRAIFNGGAFKQILDEAQAIHKQVLRGRVFVALHMHAGDGNVHTNLPVNSDNYEMLQDAHAAVARIMTLARSLDGVISGEHGIGITKLEFLTDDEIAEFRAYKQRVDPNGRFNKGKLLEGADLRNAYTPSFGLMGYESLIMKQSDIGAIADSVKDCLRCGKCKPVCATHVPRANLLYSPRNKILATSLLVEAFLYEEQTRRGVSIKHWDEFNDVADHCTVCHKCATPCPVKIDFGDVTMNMRNLLRKMGKKKFNAGNAAGMFFLNATNPQTINVARSVMMGAGYKVQRFANDMLKKVVTKQTQHPPATVGKPPVVEQVIHFVNKKMPGNLPKKTARALLDIEDNKIVPIIRNPKSTTVDSEAVFYFPGCGSERLFSQVGLATQAMLWEAGVQTVLPPGYLCCGYPQRGSGQYDKAEKIVTDNRVLFHRVANTLNYLDIKTVVVSCGTCYDQLAGYEFDKIFPGCRIIDIHEFLLEKGMKLDGVTGTRYMYHDPCHTPIKTMDPVKLVNELMGAEKDGYKIEKNERCCGESGTLAVTRPDISTQVRFRKEEEIRKGAAKLRSIPVVAGNAPAPAAAAANGPDVKILTSCPSCLQGLSRYGEDANLEADYIVVEIARQVLGENWMADYVARANNGGIERVLV
- a CDS encoding HIT family protein, with product MECVFCREDGGEVLWQDEAVRVVLATGEHEYPGFCRVIWGAHVAEFSDLGEPDRAHLMRVVYAVERAVRRVMQPNKVNLASLGNMVPHVHWHVIPRFSNDAHFPQPVWAPRQRSVSEALLRSRAAQASLLHNAVREEIQRMTDSRQP